The following are from one region of the Qipengyuania flava genome:
- a CDS encoding superoxide dismutase family protein, with amino-acid sequence MMNARTIPMLAAAAALSACSTIGDLPPERVAETTLRFANGLPAGTVQLFSDGRTITVNIAAAGMSPGEHGFHLHTTGRCTAPDFKSAGGHLNPSNAAHGSLSPDGKHLGDMPNLTIGANRTGTAQVTLEGDARTILQDIFDEDGTAVVVHAGPDDYRTDPAGAAGARIACGALSPV; translated from the coding sequence ATGATGAACGCCCGAACGATCCCGATGCTTGCCGCCGCGGCAGCGCTATCCGCTTGCAGCACGATTGGGGACCTCCCGCCCGAACGTGTCGCCGAAACGACGCTCCGCTTTGCCAACGGACTGCCGGCCGGGACCGTGCAGCTGTTCAGCGACGGTCGGACGATCACGGTCAACATCGCGGCCGCGGGCATGAGCCCTGGAGAGCACGGCTTCCATCTGCACACGACCGGACGCTGCACGGCACCGGACTTCAAAAGCGCTGGCGGGCATCTCAATCCAAGCAACGCCGCCCACGGCTCGCTCTCGCCCGACGGCAAGCATCTCGGCGATATGCCGAACCTGACGATCGGAGCCAATCGGACCGGCACGGCGCAGGTAACGCTGGAAGGCGACGCGCGCACCATCCTTCAGGACATCTTCGATGAAGACGGCACAGCGGTCGTTGTGCACGCCGGACCCGACGACTACCGCACCGACCCCGCCGGGGCCGCTGGGGCGCGCATTGCCTGTGGGGCTCTGAGCCCGGTCTAG
- a CDS encoding MFS transporter, with protein sequence MTEAKEAAAPNEPAAQGSDKVPTYSWYALGVLVLVYVLNFIDRQILSILANDIKADLGVEDDYLGFLYGTAFAVFYALFGIPLGKLADSWKRIRLMTIGLALWSTMTALSGFAKNAGALTAARVGVGVGEATASPSAYSLISDWFPARLRATALAIYSSGLYIGGGISLLIGGLVVENWNEAYPDGGPLGLVGWQAAFLSVGLPGLLLALWVLTLREPVRGEIDGLPTPENPRPFRGFFEELFQVIPPFTLIGAFQRGIGAFAINVAGLVAFAALAIFLTSITPGASAYLSDALGMTAAGVPVSDQWLFLGVGYYAVFSWATALYTRDLPTFRLTWGSPAFLSVVLGYGTVAFMAYAASYWGAPYAERVLGADKTDLGWFLGAPSAVAGFLGVILGGRMADYLLEKFENGRVMVILFGLVASLPPIVIAYTTDSLLVFYVASFFAQMTGASALGAAAASSQALVLPRMRGMATAIFFLSTTLIGLGIGPFLAGYVSAVSPGGLSTGMLTTLVAAPFGLALLLVAMKLVPAASSSVLERARAAGEEV encoded by the coding sequence TTGACCGAAGCGAAGGAGGCCGCCGCGCCCAACGAACCCGCGGCGCAAGGCAGCGACAAGGTCCCCACCTACAGCTGGTACGCGCTGGGCGTCCTGGTTCTGGTCTATGTCCTGAACTTCATCGACCGGCAGATCCTCTCGATCCTCGCGAACGACATCAAAGCGGATCTGGGTGTCGAGGACGACTACCTCGGCTTCCTTTACGGTACCGCTTTTGCCGTTTTCTACGCGCTCTTCGGCATCCCGCTCGGGAAGCTGGCGGACAGCTGGAAGCGTATTCGCCTGATGACGATCGGCCTGGCGCTCTGGTCAACCATGACGGCGCTGTCGGGCTTTGCGAAGAATGCGGGCGCGTTGACGGCCGCTCGCGTAGGCGTCGGCGTTGGCGAAGCAACGGCCAGCCCTTCCGCCTATTCGCTGATTTCAGACTGGTTCCCGGCACGCCTTCGCGCGACCGCGCTCGCGATCTATTCGAGCGGGTTGTACATCGGCGGTGGTATCTCGCTCCTGATTGGCGGCCTGGTCGTCGAGAACTGGAACGAGGCCTATCCTGATGGCGGTCCGCTCGGCCTTGTCGGATGGCAGGCCGCCTTCCTTTCGGTCGGCCTGCCCGGCCTCCTGCTCGCCCTGTGGGTGCTGACCCTGCGCGAGCCGGTGCGCGGCGAGATCGACGGATTGCCGACGCCCGAGAATCCGCGCCCGTTCCGCGGATTCTTCGAGGAACTGTTCCAGGTTATCCCGCCCTTCACGCTGATCGGGGCTTTCCAGCGCGGAATCGGTGCCTTTGCCATCAATGTTGCCGGGCTTGTTGCCTTCGCGGCGCTGGCCATCTTCCTGACCTCGATTACACCGGGCGCGTCGGCTTACCTGTCCGACGCTCTCGGGATGACAGCGGCAGGGGTGCCGGTCAGCGACCAGTGGCTGTTCCTGGGCGTCGGATATTACGCGGTCTTCAGCTGGGCGACCGCGCTTTATACGCGCGACTTGCCGACCTTCCGCCTGACTTGGGGCTCGCCCGCATTCCTCAGCGTCGTCCTTGGCTATGGTACCGTAGCCTTCATGGCATACGCCGCGTCTTACTGGGGCGCGCCCTATGCGGAGCGCGTGCTGGGTGCCGACAAGACGGATCTCGGCTGGTTCCTTGGCGCGCCGTCGGCGGTCGCGGGCTTTCTCGGGGTCATCCTCGGGGGACGCATGGCCGACTACCTTCTGGAGAAGTTCGAGAATGGCCGCGTGATGGTCATCCTGTTCGGGCTCGTTGCCTCGCTTCCGCCGATCGTCATCGCCTACACCACCGATAGCCTGCTGGTTTTCTACGTGGCCAGCTTCTTCGCGCAGATGACCGGCGCGTCGGCTCTGGGTGCCGCAGCGGCGAGCAGCCAGGCCCTGGTCCTGCCGCGGATGCGCGGTATGGCGACGGCGATCTTCTTCCTGTCGACGACGCTTATCGGTCTCGGCATCGGGCCGTTCCTGGCAGGCTATGTCAGCGCGGTGAGCCCGGGCGGCCTCAGCACGGGTATGCTGACGACTCTGGTTGCAGCTCCCTTCGGGCTTGCGCTGTTGCTGGTCGCCATGAAGCTGGTACCGGCGGCCTCATCAAGCGTGCTCGAGCGCGCGCGAGCTGCGGGCGAGGAAGTCTAG